DNA from Pseudomonas putida:
CGAACCACCCACCGGGAAGCCTGCGTATTCCTTGGCTTCCGGAATGCCCGACTTCTGCAGCAGCTTCAGTGCGCCACCGCCAGCACCGATGAACAGGAACTTGGCGTCGGTGGCCGACTCGGTACCGTCCTTCAGGTTCTTGTACTCGACGTGCCAGGAGCCGTCCTTGTTGCGGGTGATGTCCTGCACTTCGCTGGACAGCTTCAGGTCGAAGCCTTTCTGGGTCTGCAGATGGCCAACGAACTGGCGGGTGATCTCGCCGAAGTTGACGTCAGTGCCGATTGGCGTCCAGGTCACGGCCAGCTTCTGGTTCGGGTCGCGGCCTTCCATCATCAGCGGGACCCACTTGGCGATCTGCGCGTGGTCCTCGGAGTACTGCATCGGGCGGAACAGCGGGCTGGCCTGCAGTGCGTCGTAGCGCTTCTTGAGGAACTTGATGTTGTCATCGCCCCAGACGAAGCTCATGTGCGGGGTGGTGTTGATGAACGAGTGCGGGTTCTTCAGCACGCCCTGGCGGACCTGCCACGACCAGAACTGGCGGGAGATCTGGAAGGCTTCGTTGATTTCGATGGCCTTGGTGATGTTGACGTTGCCGTCTTTGTCTTCCGGGGTGTAGTTCAGCTCGGCCAGCGCGGAGTGGCCGGTACCGGCGTTGTTCCAGCCGTTGGAGCTTTCTTCGGCCACGCCGTCCAGGCGCTCGACCATTTCCATCGACCAGCTTGGCTCCAGCTCGTGCAGCCACACGGCCAGGGTGGAGCTCATGATGCCGCCGCCGACCAGCAGCACGTCTACTTTCTTGGTTTCTACGGCGTGCGCTTGCATGACGCTTGCAGCGACAGCCAGACCCAGCAAGGTCTTGCCAGCTTTCTTGAACATTGATCAATTCCAGTCAGGAGAACAGAGTGAGGGCCTGTGGCTGGCCCCGGTAAAGCGTGTTCTTCAGCGCAGGCTTGTTGTTGATCATTGTTCAGCAGCCAGAGAACCAAAAAACGACCCGGGCTTTTGTCGAATTGACCGACAAGGCTGAATCGTTTTTCCGATTGTATCTGAAATGCCAGCACAAACAAATTGCAGGTCCTTGCGTCAAGGCGACGGGTTGCCCCAGCGGCAGAATGCCACGCCAAAAACAAAAACCCCGGCCATTTGCATGACCGGGGGCCTTGGATCACGCCGCAAGCGTCGCGATCAGGGTACCGCCAAGATTACTGCTGCTGAGGCAGTTTATCGATTGGGCCGCAGCCACCGATGATCTTGGAGATGGAAACCGAAGGGTGGAACAGGTAGTCGTAGGTGCAGTTTTTTGGTTGGTTGTAAACCTGGCCAGTGCAACCCGACAGCAGGGCAACACCCGAAACGACAGCAACGGCTACGGTGGCCTTGAACAGCTTTTTCATTACTCAGTCCTTTAAATGAATCATCTTCGGCCATCGTCTGATGGCGCCGGGATGATACAGAACCTGAGCATTGGATCCAAGTCGCGGGTGGCATTGATGCTTTGCGAAGACGCAACAACCGGTTGTAAAGCACGCCGTTGGCGACGATAGTCATACTCTGCCTTTGCACTGCCCTACAGGAGTTCACCATGCTTGGCGTTACCGACTACGGCGCATTCGTCATCGCCTTCATCATTCTGTTGGCCATTCCCGGCCCGGGCAATTTCGCGCTGATCACCGCCACTGGCAAAGGCGGTATCAAAGCAGGCCTGGCTGCGACCTGTGGGGTGATCGTCGGTGACCAGGTGCTATTGTGGCTGGCAGTAGCCGGCGTCGCCACGTTGCTGGCCACCTACCCGGCAGCCTTCCATGTGGTGCAGTGGGCGGGCGCTGCGTACCTGGCCTATCTCGGCCTGCGCATGCTGCTGAGCAAACCAGGTGACGCGCCACGCACCAGCCGCATGGACAACGGCCAGTACTTGCGCCAGACCATGCTGATCACCCTGCTCAACCCCAAGGCGATCATGTTCTACATGGCATTCTTCCCACTGTTCATCGACCCATTGAAACACCAGGGGCTGGTGACTTTTGGCTTCATGGCGGCGACGGTGGCGGTGATCACGTTCCTGTACGGGTTGATTGCCGTGGTACTGACTCACCGACTGGCCGAACGCATGCGCGCCAACCCAAGGATCAGCAACCTGTTCGAGCGGCTGGCGGGCATTTGTCTGGTGGGGTTTGGCATTAAATTGGCCGCCATGCGCTGAGGCCCCTCGGGCGCGCCCCATGCGGCCCCAAAATTCCAAAGCAAAAAAAAGCCCCCGGCAACTCACAGTTCCCGGGGGCTTGTTCAATCAGCGACTACCCAATCAATTGGTTTCCAGCTGATATGCCTTGCTCACGAACAACGCCGCAAACAGGCTCTTGCCTTCCTTGAACGTGTACTGCTCTTCGAACTTGCCTTCCTCGACCAGCTTCTGCCCAATGGCACATTCCGAATCGCTGTGGTTCTTGCCCTTGGCGCCGAAATCACTGCTCCACGACGACAAGCCAACTTCTTCGCAGAAAGCCGCGAACTTCGCCTTCGGTACACTCTGCTGGAAGTCGCTGTAAGCCTCTTTCAGCGGTTTGAAGCCGCTGTAGCTCACGCTGTAGTTCTCCACCTTCGCCTTGCGCGCAAAGCCACTTACCGCTTCGGCCAAAACGGCCTGGCCGGTGTACGGGCTGTATGCCCCGATCAACATGGCGCTCAAGGCACTCTTGAGCTGGGTTTCGACATCGTCCAGCTCCGGCAGCGACTGGAAGTCGGCCTTGCGTACGATCTCACCCACCTTGGAGCCATCGTTACGGTGGGTTACCACAAACGCCATCGAACCTTCACCATCACTGGAGCGCGTGAGGGTGAAATCCAAGTCGACCGTGGTGCCAAAATCACCCGTGCTGCTGACCAGGAACGCGCCAGTAACCGGCTGGCGTACCGCCATGTTGGCACCCCAATCGAAGCTCGACTCAGTGGCCCGGCCATTGGCGGCCAGCTCGGCGCGCGGCTGGATCTCGTCGCTGACATCAGCCACCAGCACCACTTCGGCGCCCTTGCTGGCAACGAAGGGGTTGGCCATCTGCATGCCCAGCAATTGGATGTGAAGGGTGCCGTCCTTGCTGTCGCCGTCATGGGCCAGTTTCAGCGCATCGGCTTTGAGGTATATGCCGGCGACATTGCGGCTGACATTGAGCTGGTACTTGGCCCAACCTGCCAAGCCCTCCTCCGGCGAACCACCGCGAGCCGATTCCATCAAGCCGGTCAGGCCGCGCATGAACTGCTGGGCGCCATTGGTCTGGGCCGCAGCGACGCGGATTTCGGGGTCGGCGACTGTCAGGTTGCCAGAGAACGCCGAATAGGAAATGTCGCCCTCAGACAGTACATCTTCAAGGAAATAGCGCTCCTTGAAGTCCTCGTAGTAGGCCAGCGCAGCCTTCTTGCCCGAGCTGGAGACC
Protein-coding regions in this window:
- a CDS encoding LysE family transporter, producing MLGVTDYGAFVIAFIILLAIPGPGNFALITATGKGGIKAGLAATCGVIVGDQVLLWLAVAGVATLLATYPAAFHVVQWAGAAYLAYLGLRMLLSKPGDAPRTSRMDNGQYLRQTMLITLLNPKAIMFYMAFFPLFIDPLKHQGLVTFGFMAATVAVITFLYGLIAVVLTHRLAERMRANPRISNLFERLAGICLVGFGIKLAAMR
- the mqo gene encoding malate dehydrogenase (quinone); the encoded protein is MFKKAGKTLLGLAVAASVMQAHAVETKKVDVLLVGGGIMSSTLAVWLHELEPSWSMEMVERLDGVAEESSNGWNNAGTGHSALAELNYTPEDKDGNVNITKAIEINEAFQISRQFWSWQVRQGVLKNPHSFINTTPHMSFVWGDDNIKFLKKRYDALQASPLFRPMQYSEDHAQIAKWVPLMMEGRDPNQKLAVTWTPIGTDVNFGEITRQFVGHLQTQKGFDLKLSSEVQDITRNKDGSWHVEYKNLKDGTESATDAKFLFIGAGGGALKLLQKSGIPEAKEYAGFPVGGSFLVTENPTVAMQHMAKAYGIASTGAPPMSVPHLDTRVLDGKRVILFGPFATFSTKFLKNGSYLDLLSSTTTHNVWPMTKVGIEQYPLVEYLAGQLMLSDDDRFEALRTYFPNAKKEDWRLWQAGQRVQIIKRDAEKGGVLKLGTEVVASEDRTIAGLLGASPGASTAAPIMLNVLETVFKEKVATPEWQAKIKEIVPSYGTKLNDSAAATQKEWNYTAEVLQLEKPPVIDASVDFGGAAGQPVESKPENDMAL
- a CDS encoding YhfL family protein encodes the protein MKKLFKATVAVAVVSGVALLSGCTGQVYNQPKNCTYDYLFHPSVSISKIIGGCGPIDKLPQQQ